TTTTCGAGGCAGATCTGGGCGGCCCGTTGAGCAAGCGCCAAAGAAGGAAGCGAAGTGGTCGTGTTCATCAGCGTCCTGGGTGCTCCGGTGATTTCGGTTGTCTTGGAACCGGCGTCGCAGGCCGGTCCCTTAGCATAATGCGCGGAACCAAACTGCAACACGGTGAAGTGAGCTATCAGATATCAGGCCACCAAGTTCTTGCAGTTAGGACTCGGGGCAAAACGCCCGCCCATGGCGCTTGTGTGATTGGGTCCTCAAGTAAAAAAGTCGGCCCCGCGCTGCCGCGCGGGGCCGAATGTCATTCTGTCAAGTCCTCGTGGAACGCTCGATCTACTGTTTGATGACCCAAACTCGAATCTCGGGCTTCACGTCCGCGTGCAATCGGATGGGTACCCGGTACACGCCGAGTGACTTGATGGGCTCGTGAAGGTCGATCTGCCGCTTCTCGACATGGAAGCCCTGCTGATCGAGTTGCTGCGCGATATCCGACGCAGTCACGGAACCGAACAACTTTCCCTCTTCGCCAACGCGCGCCGAGAAGGTGAGCGAAACCTGCTCGAGCTTCGTCGCCACTTCCTGCGCTGAATCGCGGCGCTGGCCTTCGGCAGCCTCGAGGCGTGCACGTTCCTGTTGGATGCGTTTCAGATTTCCAGGCGTCGCTTCGTACGCGAGGTTGTGAGGAAGTAGGTAATTGCGAGCGTATCCGTTTTTGACCTTCACGACGTCGCCCGGCTTGCCGAGGTTCTCGACGGCGTGGCGAAGAATGACTTCCATTTCAAGTGCTCCAATGGTTGGCGTTTGGATAGAGGAGCGGGAGCGAGCGCAACGCGCGAGCGATACCAGTCAGCTTCCCGCGAGCGAAGCGGGCGATCACGAAGTTGGACGTACGCGCCGGCGCCAGTCGGCCCAGGTATCGCCGAGGCCAAGCACGAATGAGGCGAAGAGCAGCACGATGAAGCCCGCGGCGGCCGCATACTGGACGATCGGGAGCCAGAGCATCGCGAACGCGACGGTGAATGTCGCTGCGAGCGCACCTGGCGCGAGGAACCACGCGAGCACGGCAAGACCGCGAATGGCGTAGAGCGCGTAGAAGAAGACGAGAAGATTGCGTCCGACACCACGGAAGCTCTGCAATGTCGGCAAGACCACGATCGTGAGGCCAACCATCAAGCCCCAGACCAGCTGATCGTTAAAACGGAATTCGCGCAGAGGTCGTAACGGCGCGCCGAGCCGCGCCCGGCTCAGTCGATGATAGATCGCCCACGCGAGCGCCAGCGCGATCAAGGACTCGAGCGCCAGCAACGACGGGAACACCGTTAGGCCGACGCGCGACAACGTCGTCAGCTGCTTGTCAGTTTCCGCCGGCATCGAAGCGAACGTCGGAAAGCGCGCGACCAGGTCGTTCCACTCCTTGGGGTGTTCGCCAATGACACTATTGATGCGCGACATGTACTCGGCATTTCGCTGCACGAACTCGCTCGCGATCGTTTCCTTCGCCGCGCTCACCGGCACTGGTCCCATCGTACTCATGGCAATTGCGAGGAAGATCGCAATCGACAGTGCACCGAGCGCTCGGGCAAAGAGGGGACGGCGCTCACCGAACAGACAGGTCATTCCGAACGCACCGGCCAGCAGAAGACTCCAGCCACGTTCGAGGTTGTGAAACGCATCCGGCAGGCCCGGCCGCTGCCACATCATCCACGCGGCAAGCGCGACCCAACCGAGCGCCAACAAGGCGCGTCCGCCTGCCCACCAACCGACCAGAAAGCAGGCGGCCAGGGCGGGAACGAGCAGGTAGATCGTTTGCTCGATGGGCAGAATTGCGCGCAGATGCGGGATCTGTGGAACGAGGACGAATGCCACGAGAGCGAGGATCAGCTTGCGCCAACCTCGCTCTCCCGCCGCGACGGGAACTGATGTGACAGACGTGTCGGGCGTCGTCATCGAGACGTGCTCAGCTTTGCATGCCGCGGATGTACGGAATGAGCGCGAGATACCGCGCACGCTTGATCGCCGTCGACAGTTGGCGCTGATGGCGCGCACAGACGCCGCTGAGACGGCTCGGCAGGATCTTGCCGTGATCGGTGATGAAGCGGCCGAGCGCGCGATCGTCCTTGTAATCGATGAAGTGAACGCGCGTCTCGCAGAATGGGCAGGTCTTGGTCGGTCGACGCATGGTTATTCCTCGTCCTCGTCTTCGTCATCACGGCGACGGTTCGCCGCGGCAAGCTCTTCTTCGCTCATCGGTGGAGCGCCCAGCTCGTGTTCGTACAGGGTGAGCAGATGGCGGAGGATCCCGTCGTCGAGCTTTATCGCGCGCTCGTACTCAGGGAGCAGCTCGGAGTCGACGCCGAAGCGGGCGACAACGTAGTAGCCGCTCTCGCGGCGCTTAATGGGAAATGCGAGCTGGCGGCGGCCCCAGTGATTTACCTGAATGTCCTCGGCCTTACCGAGGAGAGCGTGGAAGCGGCCGAGCCGATCGTTGATGGCGGCGTCCTCGAGTTGAGAATCGAAGACATACACCGCCTCATATTGGCGGGACATGCGTGGGCAATCCTCCCTTTGGTCGTGACCGCCCCACGCTGGTTGCCGAAGCGCGAGG
The genomic region above belongs to Gemmatimonadaceae bacterium and contains:
- a CDS encoding DUF2232 domain-containing protein — translated: MTTPDTSVTSVPVAAGERGWRKLILALVAFVLVPQIPHLRAILPIEQTIYLLVPALAACFLVGWWAGGRALLALGWVALAAWMMWQRPGLPDAFHNLERGWSLLLAGAFGMTCLFGERRPLFARALGALSIAIFLAIAMSTMGPVPVSAAKETIASEFVQRNAEYMSRINSVIGEHPKEWNDLVARFPTFASMPAETDKQLTTLSRVGLTVFPSLLALESLIALALAWAIYHRLSRARLGAPLRPLREFRFNDQLVWGLMVGLTIVVLPTLQSFRGVGRNLLVFFYALYAIRGLAVLAWFLAPGALAATFTVAFAMLWLPIVQYAAAAGFIVLLFASFVLGLGDTWADWRRRVRPTS
- the rpsF gene encoding 30S ribosomal protein S6, with translation MSRQYEAVYVFDSQLEDAAINDRLGRFHALLGKAEDIQVNHWGRRQLAFPIKRRESGYYVVARFGVDSELLPEYERAIKLDDGILRHLLTLYEHELGAPPMSEEELAAANRRRDDEDEDEE
- the rpsR gene encoding 30S ribosomal protein S18; this encodes MRRPTKTCPFCETRVHFIDYKDDRALGRFITDHGKILPSRLSGVCARHQRQLSTAIKRARYLALIPYIRGMQS
- the rplI gene encoding 50S ribosomal protein L9; translation: MEVILRHAVENLGKPGDVVKVKNGYARNYLLPHNLAYEATPGNLKRIQQERARLEAAEGQRRDSAQEVATKLEQVSLTFSARVGEEGKLFGSVTASDIAQQLDQQGFHVEKRQIDLHEPIKSLGVYRVPIRLHADVKPEIRVWVIKQ